From the genome of Alphaproteobacteria bacterium, one region includes:
- a CDS encoding FkbM family methyltransferase has product MSSSQANSPKRTGMFPYIGRVEGHSFLQGSLNAESVVVDLGINQANFARNIHALTGCRVLGVEAVPDLAAKAPVHDWLQVVNVAIAGADGTVTMHLNQTGDATLRPDMSEDDVTTVEVRGTTLESFLSAHEVGTVDLLKVDIEGAEFALFDSAPDALLQRLVQITIEFHDFKNAALTPDVDRVKARMRALDFICLTFSGNNTDVLFVNRRYLHVGAVARAYMLALYKYGRGIGRQIAGRL; this is encoded by the coding sequence ATGAGCTCAAGTCAGGCGAATTCGCCAAAGCGCACGGGCATGTTCCCTTATATCGGGCGCGTGGAGGGGCACTCGTTTCTGCAGGGTTCGCTGAACGCCGAATCGGTGGTGGTCGATCTGGGCATCAATCAGGCCAACTTCGCCCGCAACATTCATGCGCTGACCGGTTGCCGGGTCCTCGGGGTCGAGGCGGTGCCCGATCTCGCCGCAAAGGCGCCAGTGCATGACTGGTTGCAGGTCGTGAATGTGGCCATCGCCGGCGCCGACGGCACGGTCACGATGCACCTCAATCAGACCGGGGACGCCACCCTGCGCCCCGACATGTCCGAAGACGACGTGACGACGGTTGAAGTTCGCGGCACGACGCTCGAAAGCTTCCTGTCCGCACATGAGGTCGGCACGGTCGATCTGCTGAAGGTCGATATCGAGGGCGCCGAGTTCGCGTTGTTCGACAGCGCGCCGGATGCGTTGCTGCAACGGCTGGTCCAGATCACCATCGAGTTCCATGACTTCAAGAACGCGGCCCTCACGCCCGACGTGGACCGCGTCAAGGCGCGGATGCGGGCGCTGGACTTCATCTGCCTCACCTTCTCGGGCAACAACACCGATGTGCTGTTCGTGAACCGGCGTTATCTGCACGTCGGCGCCGTGGCCCGGGCCTATATGCTCGCGCTGTACAAATACGGTCGCGGGATCGGTCGGCAGATCGCCGGACGCCTGTAA
- a CDS encoding nucleotidyltransferase family protein: MATAAIDTAITVEQGRAAWARMANVAGGETASTPAIASSVVARLSALASPILTDTLLGGSDVDPETLNQSRLNNRFRLSAQRDCLRLIAAAGVQIVVIKGFALAHMIYDDPEVRAVGDLDVLVRPADRDRLVRFLDKNGYVFEPLPRPPWGFISAASYAPFVSGDATCNLDVHIHPDCFPAYRSLTTDAVFARAISIDADGLSFRAACADHAFLLCATNVAKDKFGLFAARKIADAMRLARHYDLDWPGLDRLASAGGYAGPYRVFLRLLHDLGMRAEGFDAPVADPPPRAAREYARMLAETLRFYPDEPGLLATLRRELLLSTELPVGAHNMWARIKGLVRRDDGVPDVPGLS; this comes from the coding sequence ATGGCGACCGCTGCGATCGATACAGCGATCACGGTCGAGCAGGGACGGGCGGCCTGGGCGCGTATGGCAAATGTCGCGGGGGGTGAGACCGCATCCACGCCTGCGATCGCGTCGTCCGTTGTCGCCCGGCTTTCCGCCCTCGCATCGCCGATTCTGACAGACACCCTGCTGGGCGGCAGTGACGTCGACCCCGAAACCCTCAACCAGAGCCGGCTGAACAATCGTTTTCGACTGTCGGCCCAGCGCGATTGCCTGCGCCTGATTGCCGCCGCCGGCGTCCAGATCGTCGTCATCAAGGGGTTCGCACTGGCCCACATGATTTATGACGATCCCGAAGTTCGCGCCGTCGGCGATCTGGATGTGCTGGTGCGCCCGGCGGATCGCGACCGGTTGGTTCGGTTTCTGGACAAAAACGGCTATGTCTTCGAACCATTGCCCCGCCCGCCCTGGGGTTTCATTTCTGCGGCGAGCTATGCGCCGTTTGTCTCGGGTGACGCGACGTGCAATCTCGACGTTCATATTCATCCCGATTGCTTTCCCGCCTATCGTTCGTTGACCACGGATGCGGTCTTCGCGCGGGCCATCTCAATCGATGCGGACGGGCTGTCTTTCCGGGCCGCCTGCGCCGATCACGCCTTTCTGTTATGTGCGACCAACGTCGCCAAGGACAAGTTCGGCCTGTTTGCGGCGCGCAAGATCGCCGACGCGATGCGGTTGGCCCGGCATTACGATCTCGATTGGCCGGGGCTCGATCGACTGGCGTCGGCCGGCGGTTATGCCGGACCCTACCGGGTGTTTCTCCGGCTGCTGCATGATCTGGGGATGCGCGCGGAGGGTTTCGATGCGCCCGTCGCGGACCCGCCGCCGCGCGCCGCGCGCGAATACGCGCGCATGCTGGCCGAGACGCTGCGTTTCTATCCTGATGAGCCAGGCCTGCTGGCGACCCTGCGGCGTGAGCTTCTGCTGAGCACCGAGCTTCCGGTCGGTGCCCATAACATGTGGGCGCGAATCAAGGGCCTGGTCCGCCGCGATGACGGGGTGCCGGATGTCCCGGGCCTGTCGTGA
- a CDS encoding glycosyltransferase family 4 protein, producing the protein MAPNVIISNGFGRFSLRLAAAEAASRGALTAFITGAYPTPGLTRALSGIGLARLKPIGRFLGREDSIPGTRVRAMWAGEPFSQLASRLRRVPGVGDPLGDRLHMFARALYARGAAGVIRREADPSGPGIYHYRAGFGGASVALARSRGWLCLCEYSIAHPSVLEYLVRNGGRMPPPGEAGPIDVNWQAILDDLNLADQVLANSDFVKETFIHQGWAPERVNVIYRGIDDGFFSWLPNRPPAAETPPAPLKLLFAGSVRRRKGTDDLADALALLKGVDFELGICGAVDRDGNAAYERFQTDPRVIHHGNLLPAELAARMAAADVFVFPTLAEGSARVIFEAMAAGCYIVTTANAGSIVEDGVHGRLVPPGNPDALSAALREVATDRARVSQIGRENAALVARDFRQTGYGTRLFELYERLSRG; encoded by the coding sequence ATGGCCCCGAATGTGATCATATCCAACGGGTTCGGCCGATTTAGCCTGCGGCTTGCGGCGGCGGAAGCGGCCAGCCGTGGCGCGCTGACGGCGTTCATTACCGGCGCATATCCGACCCCCGGCCTGACACGCGCGCTATCGGGAATTGGCCTGGCACGGCTCAAGCCCATCGGGCGTTTTCTCGGGCGGGAGGATTCGATTCCGGGCACACGGGTCCGCGCGATGTGGGCGGGAGAGCCCTTCTCCCAGCTTGCCAGCCGCTTGCGGCGCGTGCCGGGGGTCGGCGATCCGTTGGGCGATCGCCTGCACATGTTCGCGCGCGCGCTGTATGCCCGCGGTGCGGCGGGTGTCATTCGCCGCGAGGCCGACCCGTCCGGCCCGGGCATCTACCATTACCGCGCCGGTTTCGGGGGTGCGTCGGTCGCGCTGGCACGCTCGCGCGGGTGGCTTTGCCTTTGCGAGTATTCGATCGCCCACCCGTCGGTGCTGGAGTATCTGGTGCGCAATGGCGGACGGATGCCGCCGCCGGGCGAGGCGGGTCCGATCGATGTGAACTGGCAGGCGATCCTCGACGACCTAAACCTCGCCGATCAGGTCCTGGCGAATTCCGATTTCGTGAAGGAGACCTTCATCCATCAGGGCTGGGCGCCGGAGCGGGTCAATGTCATCTACCGGGGGATCGATGACGGCTTCTTTTCCTGGCTGCCGAACCGACCACCGGCTGCCGAGACGCCGCCGGCGCCGTTGAAACTCTTGTTCGCGGGCAGCGTGCGCCGGCGCAAGGGAACCGATGATCTGGCGGATGCGCTCGCGTTGCTGAAAGGTGTGGATTTCGAACTCGGCATCTGTGGTGCGGTGGATCGTGACGGAAATGCGGCCTACGAGCGTTTCCAGACCGATCCGCGGGTGATCCATCACGGCAACCTGTTGCCGGCGGAGCTGGCGGCAAGGATGGCCGCGGCGGATGTCTTCGTGTTCCCGACCCTGGCCGAGGGCTCGGCCCGGGTCATCTTCGAGGCCATGGCGGCGGGTTGCTATATCGTGACCACAGCCAATGCGGGTTCGATCGTCGAAGACGGCGTACATGGCCGGCTCGTGCCGCCGGGTAATCCGGATGCGCTGTCGGCGGCGTTGCGCGAGGTGGCGACCGATCGTGCACGGGTTTCACAGATCGGGCGGGAGAACGCCGCGCTGGTCGCGCGCGATTTTCGACAGACGGGGTACGGGACACGCTTGTTTGAACTGTATGAACGCTTGTCCCGGGGCTAA
- a CDS encoding metallophosphoesterase family protein → MFKKLFGRKDRAPIPDYSVPDGTVVYAIGDVHGRIDLLETLEQRIVADARARDVTRRVIVYLGDYVDRGYESRAVIEHLMGSEFEGFERVFLMGNHEEYMIRFLDDSSKARGWFANGGIETLMSYGVIAGGSGATDSDLARVQSEFRAALPDDHKAFLAGLPSMHREGDYVFVHAGIRPGVAIEEQSVEDMHWIRSDFLEDKRDFGVVVVHGHTITEHPVDRPNRIGVDTGAYASSRLTCAVLMGDRRTFMST, encoded by the coding sequence ATGTTCAAGAAGCTTTTTGGCCGCAAGGATCGCGCCCCGATTCCCGATTACAGCGTCCCCGATGGCACGGTCGTCTATGCGATTGGCGATGTGCACGGGCGGATAGACCTGCTCGAGACGCTCGAACAGCGCATCGTGGCCGATGCTCGCGCGCGCGATGTCACCCGCCGGGTGATCGTGTATCTCGGCGACTATGTCGACCGCGGTTACGAATCCCGCGCGGTGATTGAGCATCTGATGGGCAGCGAATTCGAGGGTTTCGAGCGCGTTTTCCTGATGGGCAATCATGAGGAGTACATGATCCGGTTCCTTGACGATTCCAGCAAGGCGCGCGGCTGGTTCGCCAATGGCGGCATCGAGACCCTGATGAGCTACGGCGTGATCGCCGGCGGGTCGGGTGCGACCGATAGCGATCTTGCCCGCGTCCAGTCGGAGTTCCGCGCCGCCCTGCCGGACGATCACAAGGCGTTCCTGGCCGGTCTGCCGTCGATGCATCGCGAGGGCGATTATGTGTTCGTGCATGCGGGCATTCGCCCCGGTGTGGCGATCGAGGAGCAGAGCGTCGAGGACATGCACTGGATTCGCAGCGATTTTCTGGAAGACAAGCGCGACTTCGGTGTCGTCGTCGTGCATGGCCACACGATCACCGAACATCCTGTCGACCGACCGAATCGTATCGGTGTGGACACAGGCGCCTACGCGTCGAGCCGGTTGACCTGTGCTGTCCTGATGGGGGACCGGCGCACGTTCATGTCGACCTGA
- a CDS encoding transglutaminase-like cysteine peptidase, producing the protein MTTHRTFGRPAGLACTRRALLTRFAGMAGGVGAGILVPSWARAAGSGGAGLFGYTDVRRENSSRFPKWKGALNRTFKERESLARPCRPGHISGCQMHEWQSLLDSLGQTALPAQLDTINREMNRRKYVLDPVNWGVKDYWASPAQFFRKNGDCEDFSIAKYMSLRALGIPAARMRVVVLNDENLRIPHAILAVHDGRDELVLDNQISQVVSHRLIRHYRPIFSINEEGWWLHR; encoded by the coding sequence ATGACCACGCACAGAACATTCGGCCGGCCTGCCGGTCTCGCTTGCACGCGGCGCGCGTTACTGACCCGGTTCGCCGGCATGGCCGGGGGCGTCGGCGCGGGCATTCTCGTACCCTCATGGGCCCGGGCCGCCGGGTCCGGCGGCGCCGGCCTGTTCGGATATACCGACGTGAGACGCGAGAATTCGTCCCGGTTTCCCAAATGGAAAGGCGCACTCAACCGGACCTTCAAGGAGCGGGAATCCCTCGCACGGCCATGCCGACCGGGACACATATCCGGATGCCAGATGCATGAATGGCAGTCGCTTCTGGACAGTCTCGGGCAAACGGCACTCCCCGCCCAGCTCGACACGATCAACCGGGAGATGAACCGGCGCAAATACGTGCTCGATCCGGTGAACTGGGGGGTGAAGGACTACTGGGCCTCGCCCGCGCAGTTCTTTCGCAAGAATGGCGACTGTGAGGATTTCTCGATCGCCAAATACATGTCGCTGCGCGCCCTCGGGATACCGGCCGCACGCATGCGCGTGGTCGTCCTCAACGACGAGAATCTGCGCATTCCGCATGCCATACTGGCAGTGCACGATGGCCGAGACGAGCTGGTGCTCGACAATCAGATCAGCCAGGTCGTCAGCCACCGGTTAATACGTCACTACCGTCCGATCTTCTCGATCAACGAAGAGGGCTGGTGGCTGCACCGCTAG
- a CDS encoding glycosyltransferase family 2 protein produces the protein MKVSIVTLSFNQAEFLERAILSVLEQDHDDIEYIVVDPGSTDGSRDIIERYRDRIATVVDQPDKGPPDGLNNGFAAATGDIYCYMNADDAFLPGAIKEAVAAFERHRNADVVVGHGFIVDKAGDVIRRFRSAPFTAWRFAHGAAVVMQQSTFFRAAAYKLTNGFNIDNRTSWDAELLLDMGLAGARVKIIDRNWSLFTIHEDSISGSQRMADESLVNHRRYFKMVMGRDQRPSDRYCFTYARVLRWLLDPVGVVQKITDRVFGVPKPKTF, from the coding sequence ATGAAAGTTTCGATCGTCACCCTGTCGTTCAACCAGGCGGAGTTCCTGGAGCGCGCGATCCTGTCCGTTCTCGAACAGGATCATGACGACATCGAGTATATCGTCGTTGATCCGGGATCGACCGACGGCAGCCGCGATATCATCGAAAGGTATCGTGACCGGATCGCCACGGTTGTCGACCAACCCGACAAGGGACCGCCCGACGGGCTCAACAATGGCTTCGCGGCGGCGACCGGTGACATCTATTGCTACATGAACGCCGATGATGCCTTCCTGCCGGGCGCCATCAAGGAAGCCGTGGCCGCGTTCGAGCGGCACCGGAACGCCGATGTCGTCGTCGGTCACGGATTCATCGTCGACAAGGCGGGCGACGTTATCCGGAGATTCCGGTCGGCACCGTTCACGGCCTGGCGATTCGCGCATGGCGCCGCCGTCGTCATGCAGCAATCGACTTTTTTTCGTGCGGCGGCCTACAAGCTGACGAACGGGTTCAATATCGACAATCGCACCAGTTGGGATGCGGAGCTGCTGCTGGACATGGGATTGGCGGGAGCGCGGGTGAAGATCATCGACCGCAACTGGTCACTGTTCACCATCCACGAGGATTCGATCTCGGGCAGCCAGCGCATGGCTGACGAAAGTCTGGTCAATCATCGGCGTTACTTCAAGATGGTGATGGGCCGGGACCAGCGCCCTTCGGACCGCTACTGCTTCACCTATGCGCGCGTGCTGCGCTGGCTGCTGGACCCGGTCGGGGTCGTCCAGAAGATCACGGACAGGGTGTTCGGGGTGCCGAAGCCCAAGACGTTCTAG
- a CDS encoding HD domain-containing phosphohydrolase, which translates to MSAILLLALAVTGVGLVFSWVSTERDRAVRGWQDKLAIVAESRAAAVGDWLQSQREVVASLGRDDVLRLYVSDISALAPDRVADDVPVQAQFLENLLVVTAARTGFNAAAVGPDVRANVARVGRAGLALLDPNLEIIVATPDLPPLTPALRAFVAGQAAADGPAMFGPFPSPADGTASLLFTAPIPGVQDDRQIGLVVGIRPVAMPLFGLLKQPGTTEETAETLLLTAEGAGVRYLSPLADGTAAMTRTRALNTPALAAAFAIQNTGGFGLYHDYRDVPVLIASRPVPGVDWVLAYKVDREEALGGADRRLTRLALILLLAIGLAALGIVAAWRHGASRRAESAATRYRDMADRFEQQAKFIRKLTDTQPNAIFIVDRNDRLTFANARLAQTIGAHDTDELVGKTLTGVFGPAAARRYARYVRDAFDEECNLLSVDRVEGSERTGQAGEDRVLQNQFVHLPATDHVGAGILIVEQDISAAISERERNERLLQQLAETLLAVVDRRDSFAAHQSARVAQVAAAIADEMGLDAVLVDTVDKAASVMNIGKILVPRALLMKNGKLTDDEIERIRHALAAGVDLLEGVEFEGPVVETLRQTRAHVDGNGEPAGLAGDEILVTARIVAVANAFVGMVSPRAHRPGLTFDAAVQNLLDGAGTQFDLRVVAALINRLDNHGGRSNWSNFSVPPPGIRGVVG; encoded by the coding sequence ATGTCAGCCATTCTGCTGCTGGCATTGGCCGTGACCGGCGTGGGCCTCGTCTTCTCCTGGGTCTCGACCGAACGGGACCGTGCGGTGCGGGGTTGGCAGGACAAGCTCGCCATTGTTGCCGAAAGCCGGGCGGCCGCGGTGGGCGACTGGTTGCAATCCCAGCGCGAAGTGGTGGCGTCCCTCGGACGTGACGATGTGTTGCGCTTGTATGTCTCCGACATTTCCGCATTGGCACCGGACAGGGTTGCGGACGACGTGCCGGTCCAGGCCCAGTTCCTGGAAAATCTTCTGGTCGTGACCGCCGCGCGGACTGGATTCAACGCAGCCGCAGTCGGTCCCGACGTTCGTGCGAATGTGGCCCGAGTGGGGCGCGCGGGGCTCGCGCTGCTCGATCCGAACCTTGAAATTATCGTGGCGACCCCGGACCTGCCGCCGTTGACGCCGGCGTTGCGCGCTTTCGTTGCGGGCCAGGCTGCCGCTGACGGTCCGGCCATGTTCGGCCCGTTTCCATCTCCCGCCGACGGCACCGCGAGCCTGTTGTTTACCGCCCCGATCCCGGGGGTGCAGGACGATAGGCAGATCGGGCTGGTGGTGGGCATCCGGCCTGTCGCGATGCCGCTGTTCGGCCTTCTGAAGCAACCGGGTACCACGGAGGAAACGGCCGAAACTCTGTTGCTGACGGCAGAAGGCGCGGGGGTGCGTTACCTGTCGCCGCTGGCCGACGGGACGGCCGCGATGACGCGCACGCGCGCCCTGAATACACCCGCGCTCGCCGCTGCTTTTGCCATTCAGAACACCGGCGGGTTCGGGCTCTATCACGACTATCGCGATGTTCCGGTGCTGATCGCGAGTCGGCCCGTCCCGGGTGTGGACTGGGTGCTGGCCTACAAGGTCGACCGTGAGGAGGCCCTGGGCGGGGCGGACCGTCGCCTGACCAGGCTGGCGTTGATCCTGCTCCTCGCGATTGGTCTGGCCGCGCTCGGGATCGTTGCGGCTTGGCGCCACGGCGCCTCGCGCCGGGCCGAGAGCGCCGCGACCCGTTATCGGGATATGGCCGACCGTTTCGAACAACAGGCGAAGTTCATTCGCAAGCTTACCGACACGCAGCCCAACGCGATCTTTATCGTCGACCGGAATGACCGGCTGACATTTGCCAATGCCCGTCTCGCCCAGACGATCGGCGCGCACGATACGGATGAACTGGTCGGCAAAACCCTGACGGGGGTTTTCGGTCCCGCCGCCGCGCGCCGCTATGCGCGATATGTGCGCGATGCGTTCGACGAGGAATGCAATCTTCTGTCCGTTGACCGGGTCGAAGGTTCGGAACGGACAGGACAGGCCGGCGAAGACCGCGTGTTGCAGAACCAGTTCGTCCATCTGCCCGCCACCGATCATGTCGGCGCCGGAATCCTGATTGTCGAGCAGGACATCAGCGCCGCGATCTCCGAGCGTGAGCGAAACGAGCGCCTGCTGCAGCAATTGGCCGAAACCCTGCTGGCCGTCGTCGATCGTCGCGATTCGTTCGCCGCGCATCAGTCGGCCCGTGTGGCGCAGGTGGCCGCGGCGATCGCGGATGAAATGGGCCTCGATGCGGTCCTCGTCGATACGGTGGACAAGGCGGCGAGCGTGATGAATATCGGCAAGATTCTCGTGCCGCGCGCACTGCTGATGAAGAATGGCAAACTTACGGATGACGAGATCGAGCGTATTCGCCATGCGCTGGCTGCGGGGGTGGATCTCCTCGAAGGTGTCGAATTCGAAGGGCCGGTGGTGGAGACATTGCGCCAGACGCGCGCGCATGTGGATGGCAACGGCGAGCCTGCCGGGCTTGCCGGCGACGAGATTTTGGTCACCGCAAGGATCGTCGCGGTCGCCAACGCCTTCGTCGGCATGGTCAGCCCGCGTGCGCATCGTCCAGGCCTGACGTTCGATGCGGCGGTTCAGAACCTGCTCGACGGGGCGGGCACGCAGTTCGACCTGAGGGTCGTGGCGGCCTTGATCAACCGCCTGGACAATCATGGCGGCCGCAGCAACTGGTCGAATTTCTCCGTCCCGCCGCCGGGCATCCGCGGGGTCGTCGGCTAG
- a CDS encoding methyltransferase domain-containing protein, producing MNFDTSPTLKFERLPLLGKLYTRNDDRFPEAVRVGDVVRGLPVADQACDGVYASHVLEHLSRTDFDKAVAETFRILKPGGIARVVVPDLAAEARNYLEATGAEDAAAADNFMRSTHLGIETRARGLKGIIHETLSNARHFWMWDYPGLAGAFRDHGFIDIRRGQFNDSADEMFKAVEDEGRFEDAVCVEARRPA from the coding sequence GTGAATTTCGACACCTCGCCCACCCTGAAATTCGAGCGGCTCCCGCTGCTCGGAAAGCTCTACACGCGCAATGATGACCGGTTCCCCGAAGCGGTGCGCGTCGGGGACGTCGTGCGCGGCCTGCCCGTGGCGGACCAGGCCTGCGACGGCGTGTATGCGAGCCATGTCCTGGAACATCTGAGCCGGACGGATTTCGACAAGGCGGTGGCCGAGACGTTTCGAATCCTCAAACCCGGCGGCATCGCCCGGGTGGTGGTGCCCGATCTCGCCGCCGAGGCCCGCAACTATCTCGAAGCGACAGGCGCGGAAGATGCCGCGGCCGCGGACAATTTCATGCGCTCGACTCATCTGGGAATCGAGACCCGCGCCCGGGGCCTCAAGGGCATTATCCATGAGACGCTAAGCAACGCCCGGCATTTCTGGATGTGGGACTATCCCGGCCTGGCCGGCGCATTCCGCGATCACGGCTTCATCGATATTCGCCGTGGCCAGTTCAACGACAGCGCCGACGAAATGTTCAAGGCTGTCGAGGACGAAGGGCGATTCGAGGATGCGGTCTGCGTCGAGGCCCGACGTCCAGCCTAG
- a CDS encoding undecaprenyl-phosphate glucose phosphotransferase, with protein sequence MADGKRFAGDLQTGASVILRMGDILLVGLFAVGAYWAWHGNLALPAIYGQGIIAAMLLTANFFHVAHLYETPNIDRFLYQFGRMSVGWTAVMFTLLALAFITKTTDSFSRAWALIWYPMVLGGLLVLRILLILQIARWRERGDLRQNVAVIGAGEYGQRLIREMLASDNKSVNIVGLFDRRASRIPEEVEGVPVRGGINDLLNYVRANRVDEIIVALPWRSGGTLLDLVQSLKSAPANVKWCPETIAFQLPVRSLSSIAGVPMINIFERPITGRNLVLKMIEDRVGAFLLLIALSPLLLLVALMVRLTSPGPALFQQKRYGFNNEEFTVYKFRTMRAEAAQPSSAPGSAVDQATRGDPRVTWIGRFLRKSSLDELPQLINVLQGDMSLVGPRPHAVAHNEQFGAVIDEYFARHRVKPGITGWAQVNGLRGETDTSEKMRRRVEYDLHYIDNWSILFDIRILFLTLFVGFVNKNAY encoded by the coding sequence ATGGCCGACGGCAAAAGATTCGCAGGAGACCTCCAGACCGGTGCCTCGGTCATCCTGCGCATGGGCGACATCCTGTTGGTCGGGTTGTTTGCCGTCGGGGCATACTGGGCCTGGCACGGCAATCTGGCGCTGCCCGCGATCTACGGCCAGGGCATCATCGCCGCGATGCTGCTGACCGCGAACTTTTTCCACGTCGCGCACCTCTACGAAACGCCCAATATCGACAGATTCCTCTACCAGTTCGGCCGCATGTCGGTCGGCTGGACGGCGGTCATGTTCACCCTGCTGGCGCTGGCCTTCATCACCAAGACAACGGACAGTTTCTCGCGCGCCTGGGCCTTGATCTGGTACCCGATGGTGCTGGGCGGCCTGCTGGTGCTGCGGATTCTGCTCATCCTGCAGATCGCGCGCTGGCGCGAGCGCGGCGATCTGCGGCAGAACGTGGCCGTGATCGGCGCCGGCGAATATGGCCAGCGCCTGATCCGCGAAATGCTCGCGTCGGACAACAAGAGCGTGAACATCGTCGGGCTGTTCGACCGGCGCGCGTCACGCATTCCCGAAGAAGTCGAGGGGGTCCCCGTGCGCGGCGGGATCAATGATCTCCTGAACTATGTCCGCGCAAACCGGGTCGACGAGATCATTGTCGCCCTGCCCTGGCGCTCCGGCGGCACCCTGCTGGACCTGGTGCAGTCGCTGAAGAGCGCGCCGGCGAACGTCAAATGGTGCCCGGAGACGATCGCTTTTCAGCTCCCGGTGCGCAGCCTGTCGAGTATCGCCGGCGTGCCGATGATCAACATCTTCGAACGCCCGATTACCGGCCGGAATCTGGTCCTGAAGATGATCGAGGACCGGGTCGGCGCATTTCTCCTGCTGATCGCGCTTTCACCCTTGCTGTTGTTGGTCGCCCTCATGGTCCGGCTGACCAGCCCCGGCCCCGCGCTGTTTCAGCAAAAGCGCTACGGGTTCAACAATGAAGAATTCACCGTGTACAAGTTCCGCACCATGCGGGCCGAAGCCGCCCAGCCGTCGAGCGCGCCCGGCAGCGCCGTGGACCAGGCGACCCGGGGTGATCCGCGGGTCACATGGATCGGCCGGTTTCTGCGCAAGTCGAGCCTGGACGAGTTGCCCCAGTTGATCAATGTCCTGCAGGGCGACATGTCCCTGGTCGGGCCGCGGCCCCATGCGGTCGCCCACAATGAGCAATTCGGCGCGGTGATCGATGAATATTTCGCCCGCCACCGCGTCAAACCCGGAATTACGGGCTGGGCGCAGGTCAACGGGCTTCGCGGCGAGACCGATACGTCGGAGAAAATGCGCCGGCGCGTGGAGTATGATCTGCACTACATCGACAATTGGTCGATCCTGTTCGATATCCGAATCCTGTTCCTCACCTTGTTTGTGGGATTCGTTAACAAGAACGCCTACTAG